The following coding sequences lie in one Maribacter forsetii DSM 18668 genomic window:
- the groL gene encoding chaperonin GroEL (60 kDa chaperone family; promotes refolding of misfolded polypeptides especially under stressful conditions; forms two stacked rings of heptamers to form a barrel-shaped 14mer; ends can be capped by GroES; misfolded proteins enter the barrel where they are refolded when GroES binds) codes for MAKDIKFDIDARDGLKRGVDALANAVKVTLGPKGRNVIISKSFGAPQVTKDGVTVAKEIELENPLENMGAQMVKEVASKTNDLAGDGTTTATVLAQAIVKEGLKNVAAGANPMDLKRGIDKAVEAIVENLSKQSKKVGDSSEKIKQVASISANNDETIGDLIAQAFGKVGKEGVITVEEAKGTDTYVDVVEGMQFDRGYLSPYFVTDSEKMVSDLESPYILLFDKKISSMKDLLPVLEPVAQSGKPLLIIAEDVDGEALATLVVNKLRGSLKIAAVKAPGFGDRRKAMLEDIAILTGGTVISEERGFSLDNTTLDMLGTCEKVQIDKDNTTIVNGGGVAKDIKTRVNQIKSQIETTTSDYDKEKLQERLAKLAGGVAVLYVGAASEVEMKEKKDRVDDALHATRAAVEEGIVAGGGVALVRAKSVLAKVSTENEDEATGLQIVARAIEAPLRTIVSNAGGEGSVVIAKILEGKGDYGYDAKSEKYVEMMKAGIIDPKKVTRVALENAASVAGMILTTECALTDIKEDAPAMPPMGGGGGMPGMM; via the coding sequence ATGGCAAAAGATATTAAGTTTGATATAGATGCAAGAGACGGCCTTAAAAGAGGTGTTGATGCATTGGCAAACGCTGTAAAAGTAACATTAGGACCAAAAGGTAGAAACGTTATCATCAGCAAATCATTTGGTGCACCACAAGTAACTAAAGATGGTGTTACCGTTGCAAAAGAAATTGAATTAGAGAACCCATTAGAAAACATGGGTGCGCAAATGGTTAAAGAAGTTGCTTCTAAAACCAATGACCTAGCAGGTGACGGTACTACTACCGCTACAGTTTTGGCTCAAGCTATCGTTAAAGAAGGTTTGAAAAACGTTGCTGCAGGCGCTAACCCAATGGATCTTAAAAGAGGTATCGACAAAGCTGTTGAAGCTATTGTTGAGAATTTATCGAAGCAGTCTAAAAAAGTTGGTGATTCTTCTGAAAAAATCAAGCAAGTTGCTTCAATTTCCGCAAACAACGACGAAACTATTGGTGACTTGATCGCTCAAGCTTTCGGTAAAGTTGGTAAAGAAGGTGTTATTACTGTTGAAGAAGCTAAAGGTACGGATACATACGTTGACGTTGTTGAAGGTATGCAGTTTGATAGAGGTTACCTTTCTCCATATTTCGTTACCGATTCTGAAAAGATGGTTTCTGATTTAGAAAGCCCTTACATCTTGTTGTTCGACAAGAAAATATCTTCAATGAAAGATTTACTTCCAGTATTGGAGCCAGTTGCTCAGTCAGGGAAGCCTTTATTGATTATTGCTGAAGATGTTGATGGTGAAGCATTAGCTACATTGGTAGTAAACAAATTGAGAGGTTCTTTAAAAATCGCTGCTGTTAAAGCTCCTGGTTTTGGTGATCGTAGAAAAGCAATGTTAGAAGATATCGCAATCTTAACTGGTGGTACCGTTATTTCTGAAGAAAGAGGTTTCTCTTTAGATAACACTACTTTAGATATGTTAGGTACTTGTGAGAAAGTACAGATAGATAAAGACAATACAACTATCGTTAATGGTGGCGGTGTTGCAAAAGATATTAAAACTAGAGTTAACCAGATCAAATCTCAAATTGAGACAACTACATCTGACTACGATAAAGAAAAACTACAAGAGCGCTTGGCTAAATTAGCTGGTGGTGTTGCAGTACTTTATGTAGGTGCAGCTTCTGAAGTTGAAATGAAAGAGAAAAAAGATAGAGTTGACGATGCATTACACGCTACAAGAGCTGCCGTTGAAGAAGGTATCGTTGCTGGTGGTGGTGTTGCTTTGGTAAGAGCTAAATCTGTTCTTGCAAAGGTGTCTACTGAAAATGAAGATGAAGCTACAGGTTTACAGATTGTTGCCCGTGCCATTGAAGCTCCTTTAAGAACTATCGTTTCTAACGCTGGTGGTGAAGGCTCTGTTGTTATCGCTAAAATACTTGAAGGTAAAGGCGATTACGGATACGATGCTAAATCTGAAAAGTATGTTGAAATGATGAAAGCAGGTATTATAGATCCTAAGAAAGTAACTAGAGTGGCATTGGAAAACGCTGCATCTGTTGCCGGTATGATCCTTACTACAGAATGTGCTTTGACCGACATTAAAGAAGATGCTCCGGCTATGCCTCCTATGGGTGGCGGTGGCGGAATGCCAGGCATGATGTAG
- a CDS encoding heavy-metal-associated domain-containing protein, with protein MKTTILSVAMMLIAVLTYAQDKNKKMTFDVNGRCAMCKERIEEAALNVKGVKYANWSIPTHQLDIIMDERKTDAMKVKMAIVAVGHDTKELKATDEAYNSVHPCCLYREDNSDDGMHHGNE; from the coding sequence ATGAAAACAACAATTTTATCAGTGGCAATGATGCTGATTGCAGTATTGACCTATGCTCAAGACAAGAACAAGAAAATGACTTTTGACGTAAATGGTAGATGTGCCATGTGTAAAGAGCGTATAGAAGAAGCTGCGTTAAATGTAAAAGGAGTGAAGTATGCGAATTGGAGTATACCAACGCATCAGTTAGATATTATCATGGATGAACGTAAAACCGATGCAATGAAAGTTAAAATGGCTATCGTTGCGGTAGGTCATGATACCAAAGAATTAAAAGCAACAGATGAAGCTTATAATAGTGTTCACCCTTGTTGTTTGTATAGAGAAGATAATTCCGATGATGGTATGCACCATGGTAATGAGTAG
- a CDS encoding TonB-dependent receptor: MNKYIILIIAMLPWFAFSQEKVEGVVLDSEGSNALTLSGANVYWQDSQTGVVTDFDGKFSIPYIKEFNRLIISYVGFESDTLTINEPKTLRITLKPSNELDEVVVQQERDAIQKTYFSPQNVITVNSAELLKAACCNLAESFETNPAIDVNLSDGLTGTKQIQMLGLTSPYLLITQENIPMVRGASQAYGLTFTPGTWIESIQITKGAGSVVNGYESISGQINTELVKPLTDNAVFVNGYANQNGRYELNTHFNRKLTDKWSTGLYIHGNKRVQKEDDNNDGFLDAPLGEQLNVMNRWQYQDAEKGWVSFFNVRFLNDEKQVGQVDFDPNTDRVDGANRALSGAEVWGSEINTRRFDTSLKLGYVFPELPFQSLGFQTSYSYHKQDSYFGFRTYDINHESLYSNLIFNSIIGDTRNKFKTGITFAYDGYDEMVTATDYSRVDNSVGAFFEYSYENLEKVSLTAGLRVDNHNRLGTFITPRFHIRYTPWEKGSLRGSFGRGKRAANIFAENQQLFASARAINIADTGGSVYGLEPEDAWNYGVSFLQGFNFLGKKGDITLDYYITDFENQIVVDWETPQEVSFYNLDGDSSAKSFQVEVNYELLSRLNLRTSYKFYDVSTDYKSGNLQKPLLAQHRFLANLGYETEAKENGSQWKFDYTFHSFGDMRLPDTSTNESAYQLGEYSSPYNHMNAQITKVFSKTFEVYIGGENLSDVQQDTPVLGANDPFGPNFDTTIVYAPIMGRMFYGGFRFKIL, translated from the coding sequence ATGAATAAATATATAATACTAATAATAGCCATGTTGCCTTGGTTTGCTTTTTCTCAAGAAAAGGTAGAAGGTGTAGTGTTAGATTCTGAAGGGTCTAATGCGTTGACACTTTCGGGTGCAAATGTCTATTGGCAAGATTCCCAAACGGGAGTAGTGACAGACTTTGATGGTAAATTTTCAATTCCGTACATAAAGGAATTTAATAGATTAATAATTAGTTATGTAGGTTTTGAGTCGGATACACTGACAATAAACGAACCTAAAACTTTGAGAATAACTTTGAAACCATCTAATGAATTAGATGAGGTGGTGGTACAACAAGAACGCGATGCAATACAGAAGACATATTTCAGTCCGCAGAACGTCATCACCGTTAATAGTGCAGAGTTGTTGAAAGCCGCTTGCTGTAATTTGGCGGAGAGTTTTGAAACCAATCCGGCAATAGATGTGAATTTATCCGATGGGTTAACGGGTACCAAACAAATACAAATGTTAGGATTAACGAGTCCGTATTTATTGATTACCCAAGAGAATATTCCTATGGTTCGTGGAGCGTCACAGGCATACGGATTAACATTTACGCCTGGTACATGGATAGAGAGTATTCAGATTACAAAAGGTGCAGGTAGTGTCGTAAATGGCTATGAAAGTATATCTGGTCAGATTAACACAGAGCTGGTAAAACCATTAACTGATAATGCTGTTTTTGTAAACGGGTATGCAAACCAAAACGGGCGCTATGAATTGAACACTCATTTCAATAGAAAGCTTACGGATAAGTGGAGTACAGGTTTATATATACACGGTAATAAACGAGTACAAAAAGAAGATGATAATAATGACGGATTCTTAGATGCACCATTAGGAGAGCAATTGAATGTGATGAACCGTTGGCAATATCAAGATGCGGAAAAAGGATGGGTCAGTTTCTTTAATGTTCGTTTTTTAAATGATGAAAAACAAGTGGGGCAAGTAGATTTTGACCCTAATACAGATAGAGTAGACGGAGCCAATAGGGCACTGAGCGGAGCCGAAGTGTGGGGAAGTGAAATTAATACACGTAGGTTCGATACATCATTAAAGCTGGGATATGTTTTTCCGGAATTACCTTTTCAGAGTTTAGGTTTTCAAACATCGTATAGTTATCATAAACAAGATTCCTATTTCGGATTTAGAACTTATGATATCAACCACGAGAGTTTATATAGTAACCTTATATTTAATTCAATAATAGGCGATACTAGAAATAAGTTTAAAACGGGAATCACTTTTGCTTATGATGGTTATGATGAAATGGTGACGGCTACAGATTATTCTCGTGTAGATAATTCTGTTGGCGCCTTTTTTGAATACAGCTATGAAAATTTGGAAAAGGTAAGTCTAACTGCTGGTCTGCGTGTAGATAATCATAACAGGTTGGGAACTTTTATAACACCTAGATTCCATATTAGGTATACCCCATGGGAAAAAGGAAGTCTAAGAGGGTCGTTTGGTAGAGGTAAAAGAGCAGCCAATATTTTTGCGGAAAATCAGCAGTTGTTTGCTTCTGCTAGAGCAATTAATATTGCAGATACTGGTGGTAGTGTTTACGGTCTTGAGCCTGAAGACGCTTGGAACTACGGAGTCAGTTTTTTACAGGGATTCAATTTTTTGGGTAAAAAAGGAGATATTACCTTAGACTATTACATCACAGATTTTGAAAACCAAATCGTAGTGGATTGGGAGACTCCTCAAGAAGTTTCGTTTTATAATTTAGACGGAGATAGTAGTGCCAAGAGCTTTCAAGTAGAGGTGAATTATGAGTTGTTATCGCGATTAAACCTAAGAACATCTTATAAATTTTACGATGTTTCTACAGATTACAAGAGTGGGAATTTGCAAAAGCCATTACTGGCACAACACCGATTTTTAGCTAATTTGGGGTACGAAACAGAGGCAAAGGAAAATGGTTCTCAGTGGAAGTTTGATTATACCTTTCATTCTTTTGGGGATATGAGATTACCAGATACCAGTACAAATGAATCAGCGTATCAATTAGGGGAATATTCATCGCCATATAATCATATGAACGCACAAATTACTAAGGTGTTTTCTAAAACATTTGAGGTGTATATTGGCGGTGAAAATCTGTCTGATGTACAACAAGACACACCGGTTTTAGGAGCAAATGACCCTTTTGGTCCCAATTTTGATACAACCATAGTATATGCGCCAATAATGGGAAGAATGTTCTATGGCGGATTCAGATTTAAGATTTTATAA
- a CDS encoding heavy metal translocating P-type ATPase, whose protein sequence is MKNTYQINGMTCNGCRGHVEQTLAKISGVSNAAVDLEKAEAVLEMDNEIPLKTLQAAMEVDGGHYSIHELGAHVHEDTKPKAVENGNGVFYCPMHCEGEKTYTEPGDCPVCGMDLVEEASATSNNGQEYTCPMHPEVVSDEPGDCPICGMDLVPKQADISAEEKSYQKLLNKFKIAVGFTFPIFLIAMSEMIPDNPLQGILSLKYWNWVQFALSIPVVFYATWMFFERAYRSVKTWNLNMFTLIGIGAGVAWLFSVFAILVPDFFPPQFKTDQGTVHVYFEATTVILTLVLFGQLLEARAHSKTNSAVKELLKLAPNKAVKIVDGKEESISIDQISKGDLLRVKPGDKIPVDGSIYEGESTVDESMITGEPVPVQKMVGDAISSGTINGKGSFVMTAEKVGADTLLSQIIDMVNKASRSQAPIQKLADKISSYFVPAVVFISIVTFLVWVTFGPEPAYVYALVNAIAVLIIACPCALGLATPMSVMVGVGKGAQSGVLIKNAEALERMDKIDTLVIDKTGTITEGKPSVEEVGSVDGVNKDLVLQYIVSLNQHSEHPLADATVNYGKTKNVSILKVDDFSSVTGMGVSGKIEGKTILLGNRKMMLEANVSIPEKLLVIVSAHQKQGKTVSYVAAAGKAIGFVAIGDKIKETSKKAIEALQNYGISVVMLTGDNHDTAKAAADHLSLTDFKAGMLPQDKLAEVERLQSEGKKVAVAGDGINDAPALAKSDVGIAMGTGTDVAIESATITLVKGDLHGIVKAHNLSKAVMKNIKQNLFFALIYNTVGIPIAAGVLYPFFGLLLSPMIAALAMSFSSVSVIANALRLRAAKID, encoded by the coding sequence ATGAAAAATACATATCAAATTAATGGAATGACCTGCAATGGCTGTAGAGGTCATGTTGAGCAAACCTTAGCAAAAATTAGCGGAGTATCCAATGCTGCGGTTGATTTAGAAAAGGCTGAAGCAGTTTTGGAAATGGATAATGAAATTCCCTTAAAAACTTTGCAGGCGGCTATGGAAGTTGACGGAGGACATTATTCCATCCATGAACTGGGTGCTCATGTGCATGAGGATACAAAACCCAAAGCTGTTGAGAATGGTAATGGTGTTTTTTACTGCCCAATGCATTGTGAAGGAGAAAAGACATATACAGAACCTGGTGACTGTCCGGTTTGTGGTATGGATTTGGTAGAGGAGGCTAGTGCTACATCTAATAACGGTCAAGAGTATACGTGCCCCATGCATCCAGAGGTTGTTAGTGATGAACCTGGCGATTGCCCAATTTGTGGAATGGACTTAGTGCCGAAGCAAGCAGATATTTCCGCCGAAGAAAAGAGCTATCAAAAACTACTGAATAAGTTTAAAATAGCAGTAGGGTTTACGTTTCCGATCTTTCTTATTGCAATGTCAGAAATGATACCTGATAATCCGCTTCAGGGTATTTTGAGCTTGAAGTATTGGAACTGGGTGCAATTTGCATTATCGATACCTGTGGTGTTTTATGCCACGTGGATGTTTTTTGAACGTGCTTATCGTTCTGTTAAAACATGGAATTTAAACATGTTCACATTAATAGGTATTGGAGCAGGGGTAGCGTGGTTGTTTAGTGTATTCGCTATTTTGGTGCCCGATTTTTTTCCGCCACAATTTAAAACGGATCAAGGTACGGTTCATGTATATTTTGAAGCCACTACGGTGATTTTGACTTTAGTATTATTTGGTCAGTTGTTAGAAGCTCGCGCACATAGTAAAACGAATTCTGCAGTAAAAGAACTGTTGAAATTAGCGCCTAATAAAGCTGTTAAGATAGTTGACGGTAAAGAAGAGAGCATTTCTATTGACCAGATTTCAAAAGGAGATTTACTTCGTGTAAAACCAGGTGATAAAATACCTGTAGATGGAAGTATTTATGAAGGTGAAAGCACCGTGGATGAATCTATGATTACGGGTGAACCTGTGCCAGTTCAAAAAATGGTTGGTGATGCAATAAGCTCAGGTACCATAAATGGGAAAGGCTCTTTTGTAATGACTGCAGAGAAAGTAGGGGCAGATACGTTATTGTCGCAAATTATAGATATGGTGAACAAGGCTAGTCGTAGTCAAGCGCCTATCCAGAAATTAGCAGATAAAATATCTAGTTATTTTGTTCCGGCAGTTGTTTTTATTTCCATTGTAACTTTTTTGGTTTGGGTCACTTTTGGTCCAGAACCCGCTTATGTATATGCTTTGGTAAATGCCATTGCGGTGTTGATAATTGCTTGTCCGTGCGCATTAGGTTTAGCTACACCAATGTCCGTAATGGTAGGTGTAGGTAAAGGAGCGCAATCGGGAGTATTGATTAAAAATGCTGAAGCTTTAGAGCGAATGGATAAAATTGATACCCTGGTGATAGATAAAACCGGAACCATCACAGAAGGTAAACCGTCTGTTGAGGAAGTAGGCAGTGTTGATGGCGTTAATAAAGATTTGGTGTTGCAATATATTGTTTCCTTAAATCAGCATAGTGAGCACCCGTTAGCAGATGCTACGGTGAATTATGGTAAAACAAAGAATGTGTCCATTTTAAAGGTAGATGATTTCAGTTCTGTTACAGGTATGGGAGTTTCTGGTAAAATTGAAGGCAAAACTATTCTTTTAGGTAACCGAAAAATGATGTTAGAAGCTAATGTTTCTATCCCAGAAAAGTTATTGGTAATCGTTTCTGCGCATCAAAAGCAGGGTAAAACAGTTTCTTATGTAGCTGCTGCTGGCAAGGCAATTGGTTTTGTTGCTATTGGTGATAAAATCAAGGAAACCAGTAAAAAGGCTATTGAAGCGCTTCAGAATTATGGTATCTCGGTAGTCATGTTAACAGGTGATAATCATGATACGGCAAAGGCTGCAGCGGATCATTTAAGTCTGACAGATTTTAAAGCAGGAATGCTTCCTCAAGACAAGCTTGCAGAAGTGGAGCGTTTACAATCAGAGGGTAAAAAAGTTGCTGTTGCCGGTGATGGAATAAATGATGCGCCTGCATTGGCAAAAAGTGATGTAGGTATTGCTATGGGTACTGGTACGGATGTTGCTATTGAGAGCGCTACGATTACCCTGGTTAAAGGTGATTTACATGGTATCGTTAAAGCACACAACTTAAGTAAAGCTGTGATGAAAAACATTAAACAGAATTTATTTTTTGCACTGATATATAATACGGTCGGTATTCCTATTGCTGCAGGAGTGTTATATCCTTTTTTCGGATTGTTGCTTTCTCCTATGATTGCCGCTTTAGCAATGAGTTTCAGTTCTGTTTCCGTGATTGCAAATGCATTACGATTACGAGCAGCAAAAATTGATTAA
- a CDS encoding HYC_CC_PP family protein, with product MKQLLHKLFSVFMAMLLLLSTISWTVEKHLCMGRVMDIALFDHAENCEIKAGLSLLEDTPTVKKHCCNDEAFTIQGQDDLTHDISSFDFSQKVFLISFTSSYIGLFEETTDEYIDFDSYPPPILAEDLNILHQVFLI from the coding sequence GTGAAACAATTGCTACATAAACTATTTTCTGTGTTCATGGCAATGCTATTGTTACTGTCAACAATTTCTTGGACAGTAGAAAAGCATTTGTGTATGGGTCGTGTTATGGATATAGCTTTGTTTGATCATGCTGAAAATTGTGAAATAAAAGCTGGTCTGTCTTTATTGGAAGATACCCCAACGGTAAAAAAACATTGCTGTAACGATGAGGCTTTTACCATTCAGGGTCAAGATGACTTAACACATGATATTTCTAGTTTTGATTTTTCACAAAAGGTATTCTTAATCTCTTTTACAAGTTCTTATATAGGCTTGTTTGAAGAAACTACAGATGAGTATATCGATTTTGATTCATATCCACCGCCTATACTGGCTGAAGATTTGAATATTCTACACCAAGTTTTCTTGATTTGA
- a CDS encoding GAF domain-containing protein has translation MFTALRPQVSSIIDSNKTPDAKMQDICELLKANVPHYDWVGFYFKNGDKRELKLGSYAGAPTDHTIIPFGKGICGQVAESNENFVVPDVQAQDNYIACSITVKAEIVVPLFVNGENIGQIDIDSNTPDPFTEADETFLEFVNFEVAKIL, from the coding sequence ATGTTTACAGCTCTGCGCCCTCAAGTAAGTTCTATTATTGATTCTAATAAAACCCCAGATGCAAAAATGCAAGATATATGTGAGCTTTTAAAAGCTAACGTACCACATTATGACTGGGTAGGTTTTTATTTTAAAAACGGCGATAAGCGCGAACTGAAACTAGGTTCTTATGCTGGTGCTCCAACAGATCATACCATAATTCCTTTCGGAAAAGGTATTTGTGGACAAGTAGCCGAAAGCAACGAGAATTTTGTTGTACCGGATGTTCAAGCTCAAGACAACTACATTGCATGTAGCATTACAGTGAAAGCAGAGATTGTTGTTCCCTTATTCGTTAACGGTGAAAACATTGGTCAAATAGATATCGACTCTAACACTCCTGACCCTTTTACAGAGGCAGATGAGACCTTTTTAGAATTCGTAAATTTTGAAGTAGCCAAAATTCTTTAA
- the purH gene encoding bifunctional phosphoribosylaminoimidazolecarboxamide formyltransferase/IMP cyclohydrolase, protein MSSVKKASSALISVFHKDGLEPIVRKFQELGITIYSTGGTEKFITDLGINVVPVEDVTSYPSILGGRVKTLHPKVFGGILNRQDNESDVAQLAEFEIPQIDIVIVDLYPFEKTVASGASEQDIIEKIDIGGISLIRAAAKNFKDVTCVSSMEDYAEFLDVVSAENGNISLEDRKRFAAKSFNVSSNYDTAIFNYFNKNHEIAALKVSETEGKVLRYGENPHQKGFFFGDFDAMFSKLHGKELSYNNLLDVDAAVNLMLEFKNDAPTFAILKHNNACGLAQRDTLHQAYVDALAGDPVSAFGGVLISNKEIDKATAEEIHKLFCEVVIAPSYNAEALEILKGKKNRIILIQNEVEMPEMQVRTCLNGMLLQEKDHKTDTVADLTNATNTNPTDQELEDLIFASKLCKHTKSNTIVLAKNKQLCASGTGQTSRVDALNQAIHKAQTFNFDLKGAVMASDAFFPFPDCVEIADKAGITSVIQPGGSIKDQLSVDYCNEHKISMVMTGTRHFKH, encoded by the coding sequence ATGAGCAGTGTAAAAAAAGCGTCTTCAGCCTTAATTTCAGTTTTTCATAAAGACGGATTAGAGCCAATAGTACGAAAATTTCAAGAATTAGGAATCACTATTTACTCCACCGGAGGAACCGAAAAATTCATAACTGATTTAGGAATCAACGTGGTTCCTGTAGAAGATGTAACTAGCTACCCTTCTATTCTAGGAGGAAGAGTAAAAACTTTACACCCAAAAGTATTTGGCGGTATTTTAAACAGACAGGACAACGAAAGTGATGTTGCCCAATTAGCTGAATTTGAAATTCCACAAATAGATATTGTTATTGTTGATTTATATCCTTTTGAAAAAACGGTTGCCAGTGGTGCTTCTGAACAAGATATCATTGAAAAGATAGATATAGGCGGAATATCACTAATTCGTGCTGCAGCAAAAAACTTTAAAGATGTTACTTGTGTTTCTTCTATGGAAGATTATGCAGAGTTTCTTGACGTAGTTTCTGCTGAAAATGGGAACATTAGCCTAGAAGACAGAAAGCGTTTTGCCGCTAAGTCTTTTAATGTTTCTTCTAATTACGACACTGCTATATTTAACTATTTCAATAAAAACCATGAAATCGCAGCATTAAAAGTAAGTGAGACTGAAGGCAAGGTTTTACGTTATGGCGAGAACCCACACCAAAAAGGATTCTTCTTTGGGGATTTTGATGCTATGTTCTCTAAATTACACGGTAAAGAATTATCATACAACAACCTTTTAGATGTTGATGCCGCAGTTAATCTGATGCTGGAATTTAAAAACGATGCTCCAACCTTTGCTATTCTTAAGCATAACAATGCATGCGGATTAGCACAAAGAGACACATTACACCAAGCTTATGTTGACGCTTTAGCCGGTGACCCTGTTTCTGCTTTTGGCGGAGTTCTTATCAGCAATAAAGAAATTGATAAAGCTACGGCTGAAGAGATACATAAATTATTCTGCGAAGTTGTTATAGCACCTAGTTATAACGCAGAAGCTCTTGAAATTTTAAAAGGAAAGAAAAATAGAATCATCCTTATTCAAAATGAAGTTGAGATGCCAGAGATGCAAGTTAGAACTTGTTTAAACGGTATGCTTCTTCAAGAAAAAGATCATAAAACAGATACAGTCGCTGATCTTACTAATGCGACCAACACAAACCCTACAGATCAAGAATTAGAAGATTTAATTTTTGCATCTAAACTTTGTAAGCATACAAAGTCTAACACAATTGTTCTTGCTAAAAACAAACAACTTTGTGCAAGTGGTACAGGGCAGACCAGTAGAGTCGATGCTTTAAACCAAGCAATACACAAAGCACAAACCTTTAATTTTGACCTTAAAGGAGCGGTTATGGCAAGTGATGCTTTCTTCCCTTTCCCTGATTGTGTGGAGATTGCGGACAAAGCGGGTATCACCAGTGTTATTCAACCGGGCGGATCTATAAAAGACCAATTAAGTGTTGATTATTGCAACGAACACAAAATTTCAATGGTGATGACAGGCACACGTCATTTCAAGCATTAA
- a CDS encoding rod shape-determining protein, whose product MGFFDFLTEEIAIDLGTANTLIIHNDKVVVDSPSIVARDRISGKIIAVGKEANMMQGKTHENIKTIRPLKDGVIADFDASEKMLMMFIKNIPALKKKWFPPALRLVICIPSGITEVEMRAVKESAERVNGKEVYLIHEPMAAAIGIGLDIMQPKGNMIVDIGGGTTEIAVIALGGIVCDKSVKIAGDVFTNDIIYYMRTQHNLYVGESTAEAIKIEIGSATEDLQSPPDEKSVQGRDLLTGKPKQVQISYREIAKALDKSILRVEDAVMETLSQTPPELAADIYNTGIYLAGGGSMLRGLDRRLSQKTDLPVYIAEDPLRAVVRGTGIALKNLERYKSILIK is encoded by the coding sequence ATGGGATTTTTTGATTTCTTGACCGAGGAAATAGCTATAGATTTAGGTACAGCTAACACTCTTATCATTCATAATGACAAGGTAGTTGTCGATAGCCCATCCATCGTTGCCAGAGATAGAATTAGCGGAAAAATCATTGCAGTTGGTAAAGAAGCCAATATGATGCAAGGTAAAACCCATGAGAACATAAAAACAATTAGACCATTGAAAGATGGTGTAATTGCAGATTTTGACGCATCTGAAAAGATGTTGATGATGTTCATCAAGAATATTCCTGCATTAAAGAAAAAATGGTTTCCGCCAGCATTGCGTTTGGTCATCTGTATTCCTTCTGGTATTACTGAAGTTGAAATGCGTGCGGTAAAGGAATCTGCAGAACGTGTAAACGGTAAAGAGGTGTATCTTATTCATGAACCAATGGCTGCAGCTATTGGTATCGGTTTGGACATTATGCAACCTAAAGGAAACATGATCGTTGATATAGGTGGTGGTACTACCGAGATTGCGGTTATTGCATTAGGCGGTATCGTTTGTGACAAATCCGTAAAGATTGCAGGTGACGTATTTACAAATGACATCATTTATTACATGCGTACACAGCACAACTTATATGTTGGTGAAAGTACGGCTGAAGCAATTAAGATTGAAATAGGTTCTGCAACAGAAGATTTACAATCTCCACCAGATGAGAAATCTGTACAGGGACGTGATCTTCTGACAGGAAAACCAAAACAAGTTCAAATATCTTATAGAGAAATAGCGAAGGCTTTAGATAAATCTATTCTGCGTGTTGAAGATGCGGTTATGGAAACATTATCTCAAACTCCCCCAGAATTAGCTGCCGATATTTACAATACTGGTATCTACCTTGCAGGTGGTGGATCTATGCTACGTGGATTGGACAGAAGGTTATCTCAAAAAACCGACTTACCAGTTTACATTGCCGAAGATCCATTACGTGCCGTAGTACGTGGTACCGGTATCGCACTTAAAAACTTAGAACGCTACAAGAGCATACTAATTAAGTAA